One genomic window of Serinus canaria isolate serCan28SL12 chromosome 4, serCan2020, whole genome shotgun sequence includes the following:
- the LOC103826258 gene encoding cytochrome P450 2U1: MAETSTEARTWLLRPPTATELLLVALCWLGCYWLLRRRPRPLSGLPPGPAPWPLVGNFAFALLPPPLLRRWAVDVKGDRLSPAFSPHVFLTGLTKMYGSIFRLFVGNRPFIILNTFGAVREALVQKAEVFSDRPSVPIVLMITHHKGVIFAPYGPVWKQQRKFSLSTLRHFGVGRHSLEPKIIEELNFVKEEMLKHGKNSFNPFPIIRNAVSNIICSMAFGKRFNYEDEEFKTMLKNMARALELSVNSYMILVNICPWLYYLPFGPFRELRQTELDITAFLKRIIAQHRDTLDAANPRDFIDMYFIHAEEEKNNKESSFNDDYLFFIIGDLFIAGTDTTSNTLLWCLLYMSLYPEVQEKVHAEIEAVLGRDKVPSLAHKAQMPFTEATIMEVQRMTAVVPLSIPRMASETAVLQGYTIPKGSVIVPNLWSVHRDPNIWEKPDEFQPSRFLDENGQLIKKESFIPFGMGKRVCMGEQLAKMELFLIFSSLMQSFTFMYPENAAKPSMEGRFGLTLAPCPFNIIALKK, translated from the exons ATGGCGGAGACGAGCACGGAAGCTCGGACGTGGCTGCTGCGGCCGCCCACGGCCAccgagctgctgctggtggccctgTGCTGGCTCGGCTGCTACTGGCTgctgcggcggcggccgcggccgctGTCGGGGCTGCCGCCGGGCCCCGCGCCCTGGCCGCTCGTGGGCAACTTCGCCTTCGCCCTTCTGCCGCCTCCGCTGCTGCGCAGGTGGGCGGTGGATGTGAAGGGCGACCGGCTCTCCCCCGCCTTCTCGCCCCACGTCTTCCTCACCGGCCTCACCAAGATGTACGGCAGCATCTTCCGGCTCTTCGTGGGCAACCGCCCATTCATCATCCTCAACACTTTCGGGGCGGTGCGGGAGGCGCTGGTGCAGAAGGCGGAGGTGTTCAGCGACCGGCCCTCCGTGCCCATCGTCCTCATGATCACCCACCACAAGG gtgTTATTTTTGCACCTTATGGCCCTGTCTGGAAGCAACAGAGGAAATTCTCTCTGTCAACACTGCGTCACTTTGGAGTAGGGAGACACAGCTTAGAGCCTAAAATCATTGAGGAGTTGAACTTTGTAAAGGAGGAAATGCTGAAGCACGGAAAGAATTCATTTAATCCCTTCCCAATCATTCGCAATGCAGTGTCCAATATTATCTGTTCCATGGCCTTTGGCAAGCGCTTTAACTACGAAGATGAGGAGTTCAAGACGATGCTGAAGAACATGGCCCGAGCCCTGGAGCTGAGTGTGAACAGCTACATGATCCTGGTCAACATCTGCCCGTGGCTCTACTACCTTCCCTTTGGGCCTTTCCGCGAGCTTCGGCAAACTGAGTTAGACATTACTGCCTTTCTGAAGAGAATAATTGCCCAGCACAGGGATACACTGGATGCAGCAAATCCCAGGGACTTCATTGATATGTACTTCATCCatgcagaggaagagaagaacaaCAAGGAGAGCAGTTTTAATGACGATTACCTTTTTTTTATCATCGGTGATCTCTTCATCGCCGGCACTGATACCACTTCCAACACATTGCTGTGGTGCCTGCTCTACATGTCTCTTTACCCTGAAGTACAAG AGAAAGTTCATGCAGAAATCGAAGCAGTTCTAGGACGTGATAAAGTTCCCTCTCTTGCTCACAAGGCTCAAATGCCCTTCACAGAGGCAACCATTATGGAAGTGCAGAGGATGACTGCAGTTGTTCCCCTTTCTATTCCTCGAATGGCCTCAGAAACTGCTG TGCTCCAGGGATATACTATTCCTAAGGGTAGTGTGATTGTGCCCAACCTGTGGTCAGTACACAGGGATCCTAACATTTGGGAGAAGCCAGATGAATTTCAACCATCAAGATTTCTGGATGAAAATGGCCAGCTAATAAAGAAAGagtcattcattccttttggAATGG GTAAACGTGTGTGCATGGGAGAGCAGTTGGCAAAAATGGAGCTGTTCTTGATTTTTTCAAGTCTTATGCAAAGTTTTACCTTTATGTAccctgaaaatgctgcaaaacCATCTATGGAGGGAAGGTTTGGTCTAACTTTAGCTCCATGTCCATTCAACATAATAGCTTTGAAGAAATGA